One window of Perca flavescens isolate YP-PL-M2 chromosome 6, PFLA_1.0, whole genome shotgun sequence genomic DNA carries:
- the pou3f2b gene encoding POU domain, class 3, transcription factor 2 has protein sequence MATAASNHYNILTSSASIVHSEPGSMQQATAYRDAQSLLQGDYPLQSNSHTLSHAHQWITALSHGEGAPWSSSPLGAEQDIKPAVQGARDEMHNSSSNLQHQSRPHLVHQTHGNHHDGRAWRTTTAAHIPSMATTNGQSLIYSQPGFGVNGLIPGSGQGMHHHNLRDSHDEHHSPHLSDHGHPPSQHQHQHRPQSHHDHSDEDTPTSDDLEQFAKQFKQRRIKLGFTQADVGLALGTLYGNVFSQTTICRFEALQLSFKNMCKLKPLLNKWLEEADSTSGSPTSLDKIAAQGRKRKKRTSIEVSVKGALESHFLKCPKPAASEIIGLADSLHLEKEVVRVWFCNRRQKEKRMTPPGGALPGSEDVYGDTPPHHGVQTPVQ, from the coding sequence ATGGCGACCGCAGCGTCTAACCACTACAACATCCTCACCTCCAGCGCATCCATCGTGCACTCGGAGCCCGGCAGCATGCAGCAAGCCACAGCGTACCGGGACGCGCAAAGCCTGTTGCAGGGCGACTACCCGCTGCAGAGCAACAGCCACACGCTCAGCCACGCACACCAGTGGATCACGGCGCTGTCCCACGGAGAAGGAGCCCCGTGGTCCTCCAGCCCGCTCGGCGCGGAGCAGGACATCAAACCCGCGGTGCAGGGCGCCAGGGACGAGATGCACAACTCCAGCAGCAACCTTCAGCACCAGTCGCGGCCCCACCTGGTGCACCAGACGCACGGGAACCACCACGACGGCCGGGCGTGGAGAACCACCACCGCGGCGCACATACCGAGCATGGCCACTACGAACGGCCAAAGCCTTATCTACTCCCAGCCGGGCTTCGGCGTCAACGGGCTGATCCCGGGCAGCGGGCAGGGGATGCACCACCACAACCTAAGAGACAGCCACGACGAGCACCACAGCCCGCACCTCAGCGATCACGGCCACCCTCCGTCCCAGCATCAGCACCAGCACCGGCCGCAGAGCCACCACGACCACTCGGACGAGGATACGCCGACCTCGGACGACCTGGAGCAGTTCGCCAAGCAGTTCAAGCAGCGGAGGATCAAGCTGGGCTTCACGCAGGCGGACGTGGGACTCGCCCTGGGGACCCTGTACGGAAATGTGTTTTCCCAGACCACCATATGCAGGTTTGAGGCCCTGCAGCTCAGCTTCAAAAACATGTGCAAGCTGAAGCCTCTGTTGAACAAGTGGTTGGAGGAGGCGGACTCCACCTCGGGAAGCCCGACCAGCCTGGACAAAATCGCGGCGCAggggaggaaaaggaaaaaacggACTTCAATCGAGGTAAGCGTAAAGGGAGCTCTGGAGAGCCATTTTTTGAAGTGTCCTAAACCGGCAGCGTCGGAAATAATCGGCCTGGCGGACAGTCTGCACCTGGAGAAAGAAGTGGTCAGGGTTTGGTTTTGTAAcaggagacagaaggagaaacgCATGACCCCTCCCGGAGGAGCTCTGCCGGGGAGCGAGGATGTGTACGGGGACACGCCGCCGCACCACGGGGTCCAGACCCCGGTCCAATGA